In Nicotiana tabacum cultivar K326 chromosome 17, ASM71507v2, whole genome shotgun sequence, one DNA window encodes the following:
- the LOC107779822 gene encoding E3 ubiquitin-protein ligase WAV3 isoform X2, which yields MSYNVLLNLFRQKRTCAICLGSMKPGNGQAIFTAECSHSFHFSCIANSVKHGNYLCPICRCKWKEIPLMSSFSTDTTINNAGRTRVSPLEDQPPVSLPLPEPLHFSDDEPLPSITVDQTSSPSTIHSERVVLRAFPEFSAVAASEAVSRFAVLVGVRAPPLADDARHQERAPIDLVTVLDVSGSMAGSKLALLKQAVCFVIDNLGPSDRLAVVTFSSGAQRNFPLRRMTEQGRREAVQAVNSISANGGTNIVEGLKKGVRVLEERREMNPVASIVLLSDGRDTYNGDNANQRHSPRNRRSSNATSGPEYLNLLPSSICPRNREALAADQLPTFHVHTFGFGLDHDSSAMHAISDASGGTFSFIETVGTVQDAFAMCIGGLLSVVAQELKLTVRSASRGVEIGSIPSGRYTSEISEQGKQGLINIGNLYADEEKEFLVYLSVPSAEIDGSATKTSLLKITCGYKNSTSEEMVSVEGETVEIRRPPVLSPTDVLVSREVDRQINRLAVAETIAEAQHMAENGNLEGAQAVLANRRTSLLSSVSAQAGDALCNWLDTELTEIRERMASRERYEQTGRAYVLSGLSSHSWQRATTRGDTTTQIISQGGSSSNSGAIGYETPSMVNMVSKSQNLSLANRVEQVPRPNKTCNLIPRS from the exons ATGTCTTACAATGTTCTTCTAAATTTGTTCCGGCAAAAG CGAACATGTGCTATTTGCCTTGGGAGTATGAAACCTGGGAATGGTCAGGCCATATTCACTGCTGAATGCTCCCACTCCTTCCACTTCAGCTGCATCGCCAACAGTGTTAAGCATGGAAACTACCTCTGCCCTATCTGCAGATGCAAATGGAAAGAGATTCCTCTCATGTCGTCCTTCAGTACTGATACAACCATTAACAATGCAGGACGGACTCGTGTCTCTCCACTTGAAGATCAACCACCGGTATCTCTGCCCCTTCCTGAGCCCCTTCACTTCTCTGATGATGAACCTCTTCCCAGCATTACCGTGGATCAGACCTCCTCCCCTTCCACCATTCATTCAGAAAGAGTAGTCTTGAGAGCTTTTCCAGAATTTTCTGCTGTTGCTGCTTCTGAAGCGGTGTCAAGATTTGCTGTTCTTGTTGGAGTAAGGGCACCTCCACTTGCTGATGATGCTCGGCACCAAGAGCGTGCGCCTATCGACCTGGTCACAGTTCTAGATGTTAGTGGCAGCATGGCTGGATCAAAATTGGCTCTCTTGAAGCAAGCAGTTTGTTTTGTCATAGATAACTTGGGACCTTCTGACCGTCTAGCTGTTGTTACCTTTTCATCTGGAGCTCAAAGAAACTTCCCCTTGCGAAGGATGACAGAGCAGGGGCGTCGAGAGGCTGTACAGGCTGTCAATTCCATCTCAGCTAATGGTGGAACAAATATCGTAGAAGGACTCAAGAAAGGAGTTCGAGTTCTTGAAGAAAGGCGTGAAATGAATCCAGTTGCTAGTATTGTTCTCTTGTCAGATGGGAGAGACACCTATAACGGGGATAATGCCAACCAACGTCACAGTCCTCGGAATCGTAGATCCTCGAATGCAACATCAGGTCCAGAATATCTGAATCTGTTGCCTTCTTCCATTTGTCCTCGCAATAGAGAAGCACTAGCAGCAGACCAGCTGCCAACTTTTCATGTACATACATTTGGGTTTGGGTTAGACCATGATTCTTCTGCTATGCATGCTATCTCAGATGCATCGGGTGGTACATTTTCATTCATTGAGACAGTTGGTACTGTTCAAGATGCCTTTGCAATGTGTATTGGTGGTCTCCTCAGTGTTGTAGCTCAGGAATTAAAACTTACTGTTAGGTCAGCATCACGTGGAGTGGAAATTGGTTCCATCCCTTCGGGACGATATACAAGTGAAATTTCTGAACAAGGAAAGCAAGGTCTAATAAACATTGGGAACCTGTATGCAGATGAGGAGAAAGAATTCCTTGTCTACTTGTCTGTTCCCTCGGCTGAAATTGATGGAAGCGCAACAAAGACATCTCTGTTGAAAATTACATGTGGTTACAAGAATAGCACGTCTGAAGAAATGGTCAGTGTGGAGGGTGAGACAGTTGAGATACGTCGGCCACCAGTGCTGTCTCCTACGGATGTGCTAGTAAGTCGTGAGGTTGATAGGCAGATAAACAGGCTGGCAGTAGCAGAAACCATTGCAGAGGCACAACATATGGCAGAAAATGGAAATCTTGAGGGTGCTCAAGCCGTTCTAGCCAACAGAAGAACCTCTCTTCTATCTTCTGTATCTGCCCAAGCAGGTGATGCTCTTTGTAACTGGCTTGACACTGAACTGACTGAAATCAGAGAGAGGATGGCGAGCAGGGAACGCTATGAACAAACAGGACGCGCTTATGTCCTCTCGGGTTTGAGCTCACATTCTTGGCAAAGAGCCACAACTAGAGGAGACACAACGACACAAATAATATCGCAAGGTGGTAGCTCAAGCAACAGTGGTGCAATTGGCTATGAAACTCCATCTATGGTCAACATGGTCTCAAAGTCACAGAATCTAAGTCTTGCCAATCGTGTTGAACAGGTTCCTCGTCCCAACAAGACATGCAACTTAATTCCAAGATCTTAG
- the LOC107779822 gene encoding E3 ubiquitin-protein ligase WAV3 isoform X1, translated as MSGTWSKLQKTLSFRQQPKSPTDNGASSGSNSKSPPPPRPPSAPSSSSFSRFSRSFSSTSRSSKRTCAICLGSMKPGNGQAIFTAECSHSFHFSCIANSVKHGNYLCPICRCKWKEIPLMSSFSTDTTINNAGRTRVSPLEDQPPVSLPLPEPLHFSDDEPLPSITVDQTSSPSTIHSERVVLRAFPEFSAVAASEAVSRFAVLVGVRAPPLADDARHQERAPIDLVTVLDVSGSMAGSKLALLKQAVCFVIDNLGPSDRLAVVTFSSGAQRNFPLRRMTEQGRREAVQAVNSISANGGTNIVEGLKKGVRVLEERREMNPVASIVLLSDGRDTYNGDNANQRHSPRNRRSSNATSGPEYLNLLPSSICPRNREALAADQLPTFHVHTFGFGLDHDSSAMHAISDASGGTFSFIETVGTVQDAFAMCIGGLLSVVAQELKLTVRSASRGVEIGSIPSGRYTSEISEQGKQGLINIGNLYADEEKEFLVYLSVPSAEIDGSATKTSLLKITCGYKNSTSEEMVSVEGETVEIRRPPVLSPTDVLVSREVDRQINRLAVAETIAEAQHMAENGNLEGAQAVLANRRTSLLSSVSAQAGDALCNWLDTELTEIRERMASRERYEQTGRAYVLSGLSSHSWQRATTRGDTTTQIISQGGSSSNSGAIGYETPSMVNMVSKSQNLSLANRVEQVPRPNKTCNLIPRS; from the exons ATGTCAGGGACATGGAGCAAACTGCAGAAAACGCTGTCGTTTAGGCAACAACCTAAGTCTCCTACCGATAATGGTGCATCCTCCGGTTCCAATTCCAAATCGCCACCACCTCCTCGTCCGCCCTCCGCCCCTTCTTCCTCCTCTTTCTCCCGTTTCTCCCGAAGCTTCAGCTCCACCTCCCGATCCTCTAAG CGAACATGTGCTATTTGCCTTGGGAGTATGAAACCTGGGAATGGTCAGGCCATATTCACTGCTGAATGCTCCCACTCCTTCCACTTCAGCTGCATCGCCAACAGTGTTAAGCATGGAAACTACCTCTGCCCTATCTGCAGATGCAAATGGAAAGAGATTCCTCTCATGTCGTCCTTCAGTACTGATACAACCATTAACAATGCAGGACGGACTCGTGTCTCTCCACTTGAAGATCAACCACCGGTATCTCTGCCCCTTCCTGAGCCCCTTCACTTCTCTGATGATGAACCTCTTCCCAGCATTACCGTGGATCAGACCTCCTCCCCTTCCACCATTCATTCAGAAAGAGTAGTCTTGAGAGCTTTTCCAGAATTTTCTGCTGTTGCTGCTTCTGAAGCGGTGTCAAGATTTGCTGTTCTTGTTGGAGTAAGGGCACCTCCACTTGCTGATGATGCTCGGCACCAAGAGCGTGCGCCTATCGACCTGGTCACAGTTCTAGATGTTAGTGGCAGCATGGCTGGATCAAAATTGGCTCTCTTGAAGCAAGCAGTTTGTTTTGTCATAGATAACTTGGGACCTTCTGACCGTCTAGCTGTTGTTACCTTTTCATCTGGAGCTCAAAGAAACTTCCCCTTGCGAAGGATGACAGAGCAGGGGCGTCGAGAGGCTGTACAGGCTGTCAATTCCATCTCAGCTAATGGTGGAACAAATATCGTAGAAGGACTCAAGAAAGGAGTTCGAGTTCTTGAAGAAAGGCGTGAAATGAATCCAGTTGCTAGTATTGTTCTCTTGTCAGATGGGAGAGACACCTATAACGGGGATAATGCCAACCAACGTCACAGTCCTCGGAATCGTAGATCCTCGAATGCAACATCAGGTCCAGAATATCTGAATCTGTTGCCTTCTTCCATTTGTCCTCGCAATAGAGAAGCACTAGCAGCAGACCAGCTGCCAACTTTTCATGTACATACATTTGGGTTTGGGTTAGACCATGATTCTTCTGCTATGCATGCTATCTCAGATGCATCGGGTGGTACATTTTCATTCATTGAGACAGTTGGTACTGTTCAAGATGCCTTTGCAATGTGTATTGGTGGTCTCCTCAGTGTTGTAGCTCAGGAATTAAAACTTACTGTTAGGTCAGCATCACGTGGAGTGGAAATTGGTTCCATCCCTTCGGGACGATATACAAGTGAAATTTCTGAACAAGGAAAGCAAGGTCTAATAAACATTGGGAACCTGTATGCAGATGAGGAGAAAGAATTCCTTGTCTACTTGTCTGTTCCCTCGGCTGAAATTGATGGAAGCGCAACAAAGACATCTCTGTTGAAAATTACATGTGGTTACAAGAATAGCACGTCTGAAGAAATGGTCAGTGTGGAGGGTGAGACAGTTGAGATACGTCGGCCACCAGTGCTGTCTCCTACGGATGTGCTAGTAAGTCGTGAGGTTGATAGGCAGATAAACAGGCTGGCAGTAGCAGAAACCATTGCAGAGGCACAACATATGGCAGAAAATGGAAATCTTGAGGGTGCTCAAGCCGTTCTAGCCAACAGAAGAACCTCTCTTCTATCTTCTGTATCTGCCCAAGCAGGTGATGCTCTTTGTAACTGGCTTGACACTGAACTGACTGAAATCAGAGAGAGGATGGCGAGCAGGGAACGCTATGAACAAACAGGACGCGCTTATGTCCTCTCGGGTTTGAGCTCACATTCTTGGCAAAGAGCCACAACTAGAGGAGACACAACGACACAAATAATATCGCAAGGTGGTAGCTCAAGCAACAGTGGTGCAATTGGCTATGAAACTCCATCTATGGTCAACATGGTCTCAAAGTCACAGAATCTAAGTCTTGCCAATCGTGTTGAACAGGTTCCTCGTCCCAACAAGACATGCAACTTAATTCCAAGATCTTAG